The Calditrichota bacterium DNA window CTGTGGAAGGTCATGTCTGATTTATTCCAACAATTTATCAGTTTCGTTGAAAAAAATCAGCTCGTTGGCGCTAATGAGCATGTTCTGGCGGCAGTGTCCGGCGGCGTGGATTCTGCGGTTTTGTTCGATTTGATGTGGCGATTTTCCCGGACGCGACCGGTGAAATTGGGAGTTGTGCATTTGAATCATGGCATTCGAGGACAGGAATCAGACGAGGATGAGGCATTTGTCCGAGAATTGGCGAAAAAATACGACGTTCCTTTTTATTGTGAGAAAGTCGATGTGCCAGCCTTTTCTGAAAAAGAAGGCTATGCTACAGAAGAAGCCGCGCGAATTTTGCGTTATCAGTTTTTTGAAAACGTCTTTCGCGAGACAAAAGCCGACAAAATTGCTCTGGGTCACCATGCCGATGACCAGGCGGAAACTGTGATCATGCATTTTTTTCGCGGCAGCGGGCCGGCTGGCTTATCCGGTATGGCGCCGCAACGAGAAAAATTTGTCCGGCCGCTGTTATTTGCCACGCGCGGCGACATTGAAAATTACGCTGAAATCAGGAAACTAAATTTTCGATTGGATTCGTCGAATTTTGACCTTGCTTACAAACGAAATCGTATCCGGCATGAGTTGCTGCCCTATCTTCGCAATTATTTCAACGCCGGTATCGACAGCTCGTTGCTGCGCACGCAAAAAATCATGGCAGAAATTGACGCCTTTTTGCGCCGGCAGGCGGCGATTGCGCTGGAAACATGCGCTGTTGAGTTGAAAAAAGATAAAATAATACTTGAAATTGACACATTTTTAAGTTATTTTGTTATCATTCAAAAATACATGATTTTCAGCGTGTTGGAGCGGCTCGGCGTTGAACGATTTTCCCTGTCATCGGAAAAATTGGAGCGAATTGTCACGCGGATTCAGCAAAAAAAGATTGGAAAAAAAGAGATTCTCTCCGGCGACGTGCAGGCGCTCATTGATCGCTCGGTTGTTGTTTTTCAGCGGGGAAAAATAAAATTTTTTGAAATGGTCGTGGAACCGAATCAGCGCTATCCGTTGCCGGATGGTTCTGCATATTTGAAATTGACGCTGGTTCCGCGAGATAGCGCCGGCGGACTTTTTTCCGAATCAAAAAACATGGAATTTGCTGATTGGGAAAAAGTTTGCGGCAAGTTGAAAATGCGATCCCTTCGCGCCGGCGATCGATTTTTTCCGTTGAATTTCGCCGGGCAAAAAAAAGTAGCTGATTTTCTGTCAGATTTGAAAGTGCCGCTCCATCGCCGGAGCGAGATTCCTGTGCTGGAATGCGATGCCGGCATCATCTGGCTGGTCGGCTATCGGCTTGATGATCGTTTCAAGGTGACTGATCGGACGACCCAATTGCTGAAAATTGAAATAGTGGAAAAAAGTGATGCAGAATGAAGGAATTTTCTCATGAAAAAGCCAGTAACTTTTGAACGAAACGGTGAGAAATACGTTGAATTTATTACGGAAGAGCAAATCAAACAGCGAGTGAAAGAATTAGCGAGACAGTTGGCTGACGACTACCGCGACAAATGCCCAATTTTCATCGGTGTGCTGAATGGCGCATTCATTTTTCTCGCGGATTTGATTCGGGAAATGGACATTGATTGCGAAGTCGATTTTGTGAAAATTTCCAGTTACGGCAGCGGAAAAGTATCCTCCGGGCAAATCAAAAGTAAGAAAGGTTTTGATTGCGAGGTTGACGACAGGCACATTGTCATTGTTGAGGACATTGCCGATTCGGGCCGCTCGATCAAATTTCTGGAAAAAATGTTCGCGGGCACAAGACCCGCTTCGCTGCGATTTGTTTCCTTACTTTTGAAAGAGGACAATGCCGTTGTGGATTTTAAATTGGATTACATCGGCTTCAATATCCCGACGAAATTTGTCGTCGGCTATGGTCTGGATTATGATCAGAAAGATCGCAATTTGAAATCAATTTATGTCATTGAAGAATAACAAGTTGGAGTTTTTTATTTATGAAAATAGATCACAATGATGGAAAATTTTTGCAGGAAGACAAAAAGCCCTCCAGATTTAATCGCAGACAGACGAATAAGCCTGGTGGCGATAATCGTAAAAAGCCGGAGGACAACTTCCAATGGCAAAAGATGACGAAAAGTTTTTTGTTCTGGCTGGTGTTGATAATCATCACGATTTGGTTTTCCAAACAGCTCACCAATGCCGGCAAAAGTGAGCGAGAGCTGGGCTACAAAGTTTTTCGAGAATTGTTGAAAAAAAGCCTGGTGGAGCGCGCGGAAATTCGCGGTAATGAATTGCACGGCGTGCTGAAAGAAGAACAGCCCGATCCGAAAAATTATCGCGTGAAAATTAAAAATTTCTTTACGGTTTTGCCGCCGAGTTTAGATATCAAGACGACTGACCGCTGGATCGACGATTACGGGTTGGACCTTATTTTCAAGCCGCAAAAAATTGATTGGTGGGGGTATTTCTGGCAAATAATTCCTTTTCTGTTATTGATTTTTTTCTGGTTTTTTCTGCTGCGGCGCATGCAGGGCGGCGGACAGAAAGGCATTTTCAATTTTGGCAAATCCAGAGCAAAATTGCTCACGGAGAATAAAATAAAAGTCACGTTCGACGATGTGGCTGGCGCCGACGAAGCCAAACAGGAATTGAAAGAAATTATTGAATTTCTGAAAGAACCGGAAAAATTTCAGCGTCTCGGCGGAAAGATTCCCAAAGGCGCGCTCTTGTTAGGCCCTCCGGGAACTGGAAAAACTTTGCTGGCAAAGGCGGTCGCCGGCGAGGCTGGCGTGCCGTTTTTCAGCATGTCCGGCGCGGATTTTGTGGAAATGTTCGTTGGCGTCGGCGCTTCCCGGGTGCGCGATTTATTTGAACAGGGGAAAAAAAGCGCGCCCTGTATCATTTTCATCGACGAATTGGACGCCGTCGGCAGACATCGCGGCGCCGGGCTTGGCGGCGGACACGACGAACGCGAGCAGACGCTGAATCAGTTGCTGGTGGAAATGGACGGTTTCGAATCCAATGAAGGCGTGATTTTGATCGCGGCGACGAACAGACCCGACGTGCTCGATTCGGCGTTGCTGCGGCCCGGGCGATTTGACCGGCAGATTGTCGTGGACCGGCCTGATGTACGCGGCAGGGAAGGTATCTTGAAAGTGCACACGAAAAAAATCCCTCTCGCGAAAAATGTGGATTTGTCCATTTTAGCGAAAGGCTCGCCCGGATTTTCCGGCGCCGACCTGGCGAATATGGTCAATGAAGCCGCGTTGTTGGCGTCGCGAAAGGATAAAAATCGCGTGGAAATGGAGGATTTCGAAGAAGCCAAAGATAAAGTGATGATGGGAACAGAGCGTCGGAGCTTGCTCATCAGCGAGGACGAGAAACGGAGCACTGCGTACCATGAAGCCGGCCATACGCTGGTCGCGAAACTGACTCCGGGCTCCGATCGGGTGCACAAAGTGACGATTATTCCGCGCGGCAGGGCGCTGGGCGCGACGACGACACTGCCGCTGGATGAAAAACACAACTATTCCAAAGACTACTGTGAGTTCATGCTGGTCCAACTTTTAGGCGGACGCGCCGCGGAAAAATTGGTGTTAAATCAATTGACAACCGGCGCCGGGAATGACATTGAAAGGGCGACTGAGTTGGCGCGCAAAATGGTGTGCGAGTGGGGCATGAGCGAAAAGATGGGGCCCATGACTTTTGGCAAAAAACAGGAAGAAATATTTTTGGGCAGAGAAATAGCTCAACATCGCGATTACAGCGAAAGAACGGCTCAAGAGATCGATCAGGAAGTCAAAAGAATTATCGAGAAATCCGCAAAAACAGCGGAAGATTTATTGGGAAAAAATATTGACAAACTGCACGCGCTGGCGCAGGCGCTGCTTGAGAAAGAAATTTTGGACGGGCACGAGATCGATGAAGT harbors:
- the tilS gene encoding tRNA lysidine(34) synthetase TilS, with protein sequence MSDLFQQFISFVEKNQLVGANEHVLAAVSGGVDSAVLFDLMWRFSRTRPVKLGVVHLNHGIRGQESDEDEAFVRELAKKYDVPFYCEKVDVPAFSEKEGYATEEAARILRYQFFENVFRETKADKIALGHHADDQAETVIMHFFRGSGPAGLSGMAPQREKFVRPLLFATRGDIENYAEIRKLNFRLDSSNFDLAYKRNRIRHELLPYLRNYFNAGIDSSLLRTQKIMAEIDAFLRRQAAIALETCAVELKKDKIILEIDTFLSYFVIIQKYMIFSVLERLGVERFSLSSEKLERIVTRIQQKKIGKKEILSGDVQALIDRSVVVFQRGKIKFFEMVVEPNQRYPLPDGSAYLKLTLVPRDSAGGLFSESKNMEFADWEKVCGKLKMRSLRAGDRFFPLNFAGQKKVADFLSDLKVPLHRRSEIPVLECDAGIIWLVGYRLDDRFKVTDRTTQLLKIEIVEKSDAE
- the hpt gene encoding hypoxanthine phosphoribosyltransferase, producing the protein MKKPVTFERNGEKYVEFITEEQIKQRVKELARQLADDYRDKCPIFIGVLNGAFIFLADLIREMDIDCEVDFVKISSYGSGKVSSGQIKSKKGFDCEVDDRHIVIVEDIADSGRSIKFLEKMFAGTRPASLRFVSLLLKEDNAVVDFKLDYIGFNIPTKFVVGYGLDYDQKDRNLKSIYVIEE
- a CDS encoding ATP-dependent metallopeptidase FtsH/Yme1/Tma family protein codes for the protein MTKSFLFWLVLIIITIWFSKQLTNAGKSERELGYKVFRELLKKSLVERAEIRGNELHGVLKEEQPDPKNYRVKIKNFFTVLPPSLDIKTTDRWIDDYGLDLIFKPQKIDWWGYFWQIIPFLLLIFFWFFLLRRMQGGGQKGIFNFGKSRAKLLTENKIKVTFDDVAGADEAKQELKEIIEFLKEPEKFQRLGGKIPKGALLLGPPGTGKTLLAKAVAGEAGVPFFSMSGADFVEMFVGVGASRVRDLFEQGKKSAPCIIFIDELDAVGRHRGAGLGGGHDEREQTLNQLLVEMDGFESNEGVILIAATNRPDVLDSALLRPGRFDRQIVVDRPDVRGREGILKVHTKKIPLAKNVDLSILAKGSPGFSGADLANMVNEAALLASRKDKNRVEMEDFEEAKDKVMMGTERRSLLISEDEKRSTAYHEAGHTLVAKLTPGSDRVHKVTIIPRGRALGATTTLPLDEKHNYSKDYCEFMLVQLLGGRAAEKLVLNQLTTGAGNDIERATELARKMVCEWGMSEKMGPMTFGKKQEEIFLGREIAQHRDYSERTAQEIDQEVKRIIEKSAKTAEDLLGKNIDKLHALAQALLEKEILDGHEIDEVLKNVTSKAPAKKARRTVSRSRKKSGGDNKKANEADDVSHSAEVDDSK